One stretch of Bordetella avium DNA includes these proteins:
- the mnhG gene encoding monovalent cation/H(+) antiporter subunit G has product MIPADIPWWIAVPASLLLIAGGMLALTGAVGLLRFGHFYARIHAPTLANTLGACSVLLASMLVFSYQASRPVFHEVVIVILLVLTSPVTGMLLMRAAVYRNRDAEVGPNSPHNSSEP; this is encoded by the coding sequence ATGATTCCCGCTGACATCCCCTGGTGGATCGCCGTGCCGGCCAGCCTGTTGTTGATCGCAGGCGGCATGCTGGCCCTGACCGGTGCGGTCGGCCTGCTGCGTTTCGGGCATTTTTATGCACGCATCCATGCCCCGACGCTGGCCAATACCCTGGGCGCTTGCAGCGTGCTGCTGGCCTCCATGCTGGTCTTTTCTTACCAAGCCTCGCGGCCGGTATTTCATGAAGTCGTCATCGTCATCCTGCTGGTATTGACGTCGCCAGTCACCGGAATGTTGCTGATGCGCGCCGCCGTCTATCGCAATCGGGATGCTGAGGTCGGACCCAATAGCCCGCATAACAGCAGCGAGCCATGA
- a CDS encoding K+/H+ antiporter subunit F, which yields MDVLLYWSASFALICFAVGLGCAVIRVLRGPTAQDRVLGLDAVYIQAMLIMLVFGIRVGTGVYFDIALLIALFGFVGSTAMAKFLLRGEVIEP from the coding sequence ATGGACGTTCTGTTGTATTGGTCCGCGTCGTTCGCGCTGATTTGTTTCGCCGTGGGGCTGGGCTGCGCGGTGATTCGTGTGTTGCGCGGCCCCACCGCCCAGGATCGTGTGCTGGGACTGGACGCGGTTTATATCCAGGCCATGCTCATCATGCTGGTGTTCGGTATCCGCGTCGGCACCGGCGTGTATTTCGACATTGCGCTTTTGATTGCGCTGTTCGGCTTTGTCGGCTCAACCGCAATGGCCAAGTTTCTGCTGCGCGGGGAAGTGATCGAACCATGA
- a CDS encoding monovalent cation/H+ antiporter subunit D, which produces MIDWQQHLPIYPIAVPLVAGALMLLLADTRRRERAFIAVASTLVQLLSAIALLALAAGAYDIWPDGIGVYLPGDWPAPFGIVLVVDRLAAIMLTLTATLGLATLVYSLARWDRAGVHFHSLFQFLLMGLNGAFLTGDLFNLFVFFEVLLAASYGLLLHGSGGARVSAGLQYIAVNLVASFLLLISIALIYGVTGTLNMADLAVRAGQLVGSDRRLFEAGAAILGVAFLVKAGAWPLNFWLVSGYGSACPPVAAMFSIMTKVGIYSLLRIGSLLLPTGAPAAFSLDWMFAVGLATLIFGGVGILASQQLEKLVGYCVIVSAGTLLTALGMPGVTLTGPALFYLISSVLGTSAFFLLVELIERTRSFGANVLAVTMDNFDLDDPASRSDDVVGVAIPAAMAFLGLAFVACALLVTGLPPLSGFVAKFSLLSAAVSAANTSAPPMDAWLLVAGVLLSGLAGLIALGRTGIRVFWSSEDRSTPRLRLLEAGPVAVLILLCVALAAGAGPVSAYLDAAAQSLDAPADYVNAVLSKQPVRVLGGGH; this is translated from the coding sequence TTGATCGATTGGCAGCAACATCTCCCTATCTATCCCATAGCGGTACCGTTGGTGGCTGGCGCCCTTATGCTGCTGCTGGCGGATACGCGGCGGCGCGAGCGGGCTTTTATCGCAGTTGCTTCCACCCTGGTGCAACTGCTCAGCGCCATCGCGCTGCTGGCCTTGGCGGCGGGCGCCTATGACATCTGGCCTGATGGCATTGGTGTCTATCTGCCCGGCGACTGGCCTGCACCGTTTGGCATCGTGCTGGTGGTCGACCGTCTCGCGGCCATCATGCTCACACTCACGGCGACGCTGGGTCTGGCGACGCTCGTCTATTCGCTGGCTCGCTGGGACCGGGCGGGCGTGCATTTTCATTCGCTGTTCCAGTTCCTGCTCATGGGCCTCAATGGCGCCTTCCTGACGGGCGATCTGTTCAATCTCTTCGTGTTCTTCGAGGTGCTGCTGGCGGCATCCTATGGTTTGCTGCTGCATGGTTCGGGCGGCGCCCGCGTGAGCGCAGGTCTGCAATACATTGCCGTCAATCTCGTTGCGTCCTTCCTGCTTCTGATCAGTATCGCGCTGATTTACGGGGTGACTGGGACACTGAATATGGCGGACCTGGCGGTGCGCGCCGGCCAACTCGTAGGTAGCGACCGCCGTCTGTTCGAGGCCGGGGCCGCCATTCTGGGCGTGGCCTTTTTGGTCAAGGCGGGGGCCTGGCCGCTGAACTTCTGGCTGGTCAGCGGCTACGGGTCGGCTTGCCCGCCCGTAGCGGCCATGTTCTCCATCATGACCAAGGTCGGTATTTATTCGCTGTTGCGCATTGGATCTTTGCTGCTGCCTACAGGCGCGCCCGCGGCCTTCAGCCTGGATTGGATGTTCGCCGTAGGGCTGGCCACGCTGATTTTCGGCGGGGTGGGGATTCTGGCGTCGCAGCAACTCGAGAAATTGGTGGGCTATTGCGTCATCGTTTCCGCCGGAACCCTGCTCACCGCATTAGGTATGCCAGGCGTCACCTTGACCGGACCCGCGCTGTTTTATCTGATCAGCTCGGTGCTGGGGACCTCGGCCTTCTTCCTGTTGGTGGAGCTCATCGAGCGCACGCGCAGCTTCGGGGCGAATGTGCTGGCTGTCACGATGGACAATTTCGACCTCGATGATCCCGCCTCGCGTTCCGACGATGTGGTGGGCGTTGCCATTCCGGCCGCGATGGCCTTTCTCGGTCTGGCCTTTGTTGCCTGCGCTTTGCTGGTGACGGGGTTGCCGCCCTTGTCGGGTTTCGTGGCCAAGTTTTCGCTGCTTTCGGCGGCCGTGTCGGCGGCCAATACCTCGGCGCCGCCCATGGATGCCTGGTTGCTGGTGGCGGGGGTATTGCTGTCGGGTCTGGCGGGTCTGATCGCGTTGGGGCGCACGGGCATCCGCGTTTTCTGGAGCAGCGAAGACCGCAGCACTCCCCGTTTGCGCTTGCTGGAGGCCGGCCCGGTTGCCGTGCTGATTCTGCTTTGCGTTGCCCTTGCTGCGGGCGCGGGTCCGGTCTCGGCCTATTTGGACGCTGCGGCGCAATCGCTGGATGCGCCGGCCGACTATGTCAATGCGGTGCTGTCCAAGCAGCCTGTGCGTGTGTTGGGGGGAGGGCACTGA
- a CDS encoding Na+/H+ antiporter subunit E gives MRDVFSKMLLPLGMFFLWLLLNQSLSLGQIAFGAALAIWLGWASTRLRPLKSRPRRFYLLPGLFCRVLIDIIRSNWAVTLLIWRPRAEMSPGFLTIPLTMRDPHGIAMLACILTYTPGTVLVDISDSKGLTLHVLDLQNEDEWVALVKGRYERTLMEVFE, from the coding sequence ATGCGTGACGTTTTCAGCAAAATGCTCTTGCCGCTGGGTATGTTTTTCCTCTGGCTCTTGCTCAACCAATCGCTTTCGCTGGGCCAGATAGCTTTTGGCGCGGCTTTGGCCATCTGGTTGGGCTGGGCCTCCACGCGTCTGCGGCCTTTGAAGTCCAGGCCGCGCCGCTTTTACCTGCTGCCTGGCCTGTTTTGCCGGGTGCTGATAGACATCATTCGTTCCAACTGGGCGGTCACGCTGCTGATCTGGCGTCCCCGCGCCGAGATGTCACCCGGTTTTCTGACGATTCCCCTGACGATGCGCGATCCCCATGGCATCGCCATGCTGGCCTGCATCCTGACCTACACGCCCGGCACGGTGCTGGTCGATATTTCGGATAGCAAAGGCCTGACCCTGCACGTGCTGGACCTGCAGAACGAGGACGAATGGGTAGCGCTGGTCAAGGGGCGCTATGAGCGCACGTTGATGGAGGTATTCGAATAA